The following coding sequences lie in one Amycolatopsis cihanbeyliensis genomic window:
- a CDS encoding VirB4 family type IV secretion system protein, producing MKTKAKRRGHKTPAAQPSLGRAGAFTPDAISVRPRALEVGGEWVSSFAVVGYPREVHPGWLQPLLTYPGRVDVSLHIEPIDPVTASNRLKKQLSKLESGRRHTSEKGRLIDPQVEAATEDAYDLSSRVARGEGKLYRLGLYLTVHAPTEEALGDEVAAIRSLAASLLLDCKPTTYRSLQGWITSLPMGLDLVGMRRTFDTSALSAAFPFTSPDLPPQDPTSVGAPSGVLYGFNVGSQGLVHHDRFTLDNHNSVILGRSGAGKSYLVKLEALRSLYRGIEIHVIDPEDEYARLAAAVGGTYVHLGAEQVRLNPMDLPIHTRPDGRRTAPRDALIRRSLFLHTVITVLLGSELAATERAALDRAITATYQRVGITSDPRTWTRPAPLLADLAEVLADSGDTAGVELAARLHPYVTGAFSGLFSGPTSTRPEGHLVVFSLRDLADELKPIGTLLTLDAVWRQVSNPAIRKPRLVVVDEAWLLMKEPAGAEFLFRMAKASRKQWAGLTVATQDTADVLGSDLGKAVVANAATQILLRQASQAIDEITRTFDLSMGERQFLLSADRGQGLLSTGTQRVAFQSIASPVEHHLVTSNPAELAEYSDTSSGTENSFVELGADDTTGIADSFDDGDASQIELDAA from the coding sequence ATGAAGACCAAGGCCAAGCGCCGTGGACACAAGACACCCGCCGCCCAGCCGTCGCTCGGGCGAGCCGGCGCGTTCACCCCGGACGCCATCTCGGTCCGTCCCCGAGCGCTGGAAGTCGGCGGCGAATGGGTGTCGAGCTTCGCCGTCGTTGGCTACCCGCGCGAGGTGCACCCCGGCTGGTTGCAGCCGCTGCTGACCTACCCCGGACGGGTTGACGTCTCTCTGCACATCGAGCCGATCGACCCGGTCACAGCCTCCAACCGGCTGAAGAAGCAGCTGTCGAAACTCGAAAGCGGTCGCCGGCACACCAGCGAGAAGGGCCGACTGATCGACCCGCAGGTCGAAGCGGCCACCGAAGACGCCTACGACCTCAGCTCACGGGTTGCGCGCGGCGAGGGCAAGCTCTACCGGCTCGGGCTCTACCTGACCGTGCACGCCCCGACCGAGGAAGCCCTCGGCGACGAGGTCGCCGCGATCCGGTCACTGGCGGCCAGCCTGCTGCTGGACTGCAAACCGACCACCTACCGTAGCCTGCAAGGCTGGATCACCAGCTTGCCCATGGGCCTGGACCTCGTCGGGATGCGTAGGACATTCGACACCTCGGCGTTGAGCGCAGCGTTCCCGTTCACCTCACCGGACCTGCCACCGCAGGACCCGACCTCAGTCGGCGCGCCGAGCGGAGTGCTCTACGGCTTCAACGTCGGCTCCCAGGGGCTGGTCCATCACGACCGGTTCACCCTGGACAACCACAACAGCGTGATCCTCGGCCGGTCCGGCGCGGGCAAGAGCTATCTCGTCAAGCTGGAGGCGCTGCGTTCCCTGTACCGCGGGATCGAGATCCACGTCATCGACCCCGAGGACGAGTACGCCCGGCTGGCCGCCGCGGTCGGCGGCACGTATGTCCACCTCGGTGCCGAGCAGGTCCGCCTTAACCCGATGGATTTGCCGATCCACACTCGCCCGGACGGGCGGCGCACCGCACCCCGCGACGCGCTGATCCGCCGGTCGCTGTTCCTGCACACCGTCATCACGGTGCTATTGGGCAGCGAGCTCGCGGCGACCGAGCGGGCAGCGCTGGACCGGGCGATCACCGCGACCTACCAGCGCGTCGGTATCACGTCGGATCCGCGGACCTGGACGCGCCCGGCGCCGCTGCTGGCCGACCTCGCCGAGGTGCTCGCCGACAGCGGCGACACGGCTGGCGTCGAGCTGGCGGCACGGCTACACCCGTATGTCACCGGCGCGTTTTCCGGGCTGTTCTCCGGCCCCACCTCGACGCGACCGGAGGGCCACCTGGTGGTGTTCTCGCTGCGGGATCTCGCCGACGAACTCAAGCCCATCGGCACCCTGCTGACCCTGGACGCAGTGTGGCGACAGGTCTCCAATCCGGCCATCCGCAAGCCGAGGTTGGTCGTGGTCGATGAGGCGTGGCTGCTGATGAAGGAGCCCGCGGGGGCCGAGTTCCTGTTCCGCATGGCTAAGGCGAGCCGCAAGCAGTGGGCGGGTCTCACGGTGGCCACGCAGGACACCGCCGACGTGCTGGGCTCGGACCTGGGCAAGGCCGTCGTCGCGAACGCGGCGACGCAGATCTTGCTGCGGCAAGCCTCGCAGGCGATCGACGAGATCACCCGCACCTTCGACCTCTCGATGGGTGAGCGCCAGTTCCTGCTCTCCGCTGACCGCGGTCAGGGCCTCTTGTCAACCGGGACACAGCGGGTGGCGTTCCAGTCCATTGCTTCACCGGTCGAGCATCACCTGGTCACCTCGAACCCCGCAGAACTCGCCGAGTATTCCGACACCTCGTCGGGAACCGAGAACTCCTTCGTCGAACTCGGCGCGGATGACACCACAGGAATCGCGGACTCGTTCGACGACGGCGACGCGTCGCAGATCGAACTCGACGCCGCTTAA
- a CDS encoding helicase HerA domain-containing protein — MSWPITTAPVSTPVPPRAEQAADVLASPVGDYLRDPLGAFENVLAHLRDLALTWGPIAGPILAVAVTAAVIARRRWRRRYHEKLVTDARAVTVLAPPTVDPSGAITVWSNLVGLLRPGWLRRFSGQPHLTFELTFTDDGVQIRLWVPGLVPPGMVERAIEAAWPGAHTRTTPAKPPIPTTAAAGRQIEAVGGELRLARSEALPIRTDHPADPIRAMLGAPVGLGPHERACVQILARPVAGHRVTKARRAARRVHAGSSVNLVGRLLDILTPGKTPKPSTNTRTPGLDRQTSLEYAAQDHAVVEKLRANQFETRIRYAVATTRPDDATSGEIQAVREVLRGRGHAIASSFAAYAEHNYYRRVRLHRDPVAVLAERRLGTGDLLSIPELAAIAHLPIDEATPGLQRAGAKAVPPPPGIATTGEQIKPLGLSDSGHSRPVGLHVADARHHLHILGATGSGKSELMARLILADAEVGRGVVVVDPKGDLVSDILMRLPEELGEKVVLFDADSRARPPVLNPLEGADKARAVDNLVSIFSRIYASSWGPRTDDILRAGLLTLTAMPGTPTLVDLPKLLTVPAFRARACDQIDDDVLKGFWSWYDDLSEASRAQVIAPLMNKIRGFLLRPFVRAAIAGGTSTVDMDEVLNTGGICLVRIARDALGMETARLVGSIVVARTWQAATRRARIPQRQRHDCGLYVDECHNFLNLAYPLEDMLAEARGYRLSMTLAHQYLGQLPNELEEGISTNARSKIFFNASPEDAKRLARHTMPRLSDHDLSNLGVYHVAARLVLGGEEAAPFTAVTEKLPPAVPGRAKAIRQAARVNTRPPVTDTGAGQAGQPTMDPRRAA, encoded by the coding sequence ATGTCCTGGCCGATCACCACCGCACCCGTATCCACCCCCGTTCCTCCGCGCGCCGAGCAGGCCGCGGACGTGCTCGCCTCACCGGTCGGCGACTACCTGCGCGACCCACTTGGCGCGTTCGAGAACGTGCTGGCTCACCTGCGCGACCTCGCCCTGACCTGGGGCCCGATCGCGGGCCCGATCCTCGCGGTCGCCGTGACCGCCGCGGTCATCGCGCGGCGCCGATGGCGCCGCCGCTACCACGAGAAGCTGGTCACCGACGCCCGCGCGGTCACCGTGCTCGCGCCGCCAACGGTCGATCCGTCCGGGGCGATCACCGTGTGGTCCAACCTGGTCGGCTTGTTGAGACCGGGGTGGCTGCGCAGGTTCAGTGGGCAGCCGCACTTGACCTTCGAGCTGACGTTCACCGACGACGGTGTGCAGATCCGTCTGTGGGTTCCGGGCCTCGTGCCGCCGGGCATGGTGGAGCGCGCCATCGAAGCCGCCTGGCCCGGCGCGCACACCCGCACCACCCCCGCCAAGCCCCCGATCCCGACCACCGCAGCGGCAGGCCGGCAGATCGAAGCGGTCGGCGGCGAGCTACGGCTGGCGCGCTCGGAAGCGCTACCGATCCGCACCGACCACCCGGCTGACCCGATCCGGGCGATGCTCGGCGCGCCAGTCGGGCTCGGCCCGCACGAACGAGCCTGCGTGCAGATCCTCGCCCGCCCGGTCGCCGGCCACCGGGTCACCAAGGCACGGCGGGCAGCCCGACGCGTGCACGCCGGAAGCTCGGTCAACCTGGTCGGCCGACTGCTCGACATCCTCACGCCCGGCAAGACCCCGAAGCCGTCCACCAACACGCGGACGCCAGGGTTGGATCGGCAGACCAGCCTGGAGTACGCCGCCCAAGACCACGCGGTCGTGGAGAAGCTGCGGGCGAACCAGTTCGAGACCCGCATCCGCTACGCGGTGGCCACCACCCGCCCCGACGACGCGACGTCCGGCGAGATCCAGGCAGTGCGGGAGGTGCTGCGGGGCCGTGGTCACGCAATCGCCAGTTCGTTCGCGGCCTACGCCGAGCACAACTACTACCGCCGGGTCCGGCTCCACCGCGACCCGGTCGCGGTGCTGGCCGAGCGCCGGCTGGGCACAGGGGACCTGCTCTCGATCCCGGAGTTGGCCGCGATTGCGCACTTGCCGATCGACGAAGCCACGCCCGGCCTGCAGCGGGCCGGCGCGAAGGCCGTGCCGCCCCCACCGGGTATCGCCACGACCGGCGAGCAGATCAAGCCGCTCGGGCTGTCCGACTCCGGACACTCTCGTCCGGTCGGGCTGCACGTCGCCGACGCCCGCCACCATCTGCACATCCTCGGCGCCACCGGCTCCGGCAAGTCCGAGCTAATGGCTCGGCTGATCCTGGCCGACGCCGAGGTCGGCCGTGGCGTGGTCGTGGTCGACCCGAAGGGCGACCTCGTGTCGGACATCTTGATGCGGCTGCCCGAGGAACTCGGCGAGAAGGTCGTGCTGTTCGACGCCGACTCCCGCGCCCGCCCGCCGGTGCTCAACCCCTTGGAAGGAGCGGACAAGGCCCGCGCGGTCGACAACCTCGTGTCGATCTTCTCCCGGATCTACGCCTCCTCGTGGGGGCCGCGCACCGACGACATCCTCCGTGCCGGGTTGCTCACCCTGACCGCGATGCCCGGCACGCCGACGTTGGTCGATCTGCCCAAACTGCTCACGGTGCCGGCGTTCCGAGCTCGTGCCTGCGATCAGATCGACGACGACGTGCTCAAGGGCTTCTGGTCCTGGTACGACGACCTCTCCGAAGCCAGCCGCGCGCAAGTGATCGCGCCACTGATGAACAAAATCCGCGGCTTCCTCCTACGTCCCTTCGTCCGCGCCGCCATCGCAGGCGGCACCTCCACGGTGGATATGGACGAGGTGCTCAACACCGGCGGCATCTGCCTGGTCCGGATCGCCCGCGACGCCCTGGGCATGGAAACCGCACGACTGGTCGGCTCGATCGTCGTCGCCCGCACCTGGCAAGCCGCAACCCGCCGAGCCCGTATCCCGCAGCGTCAACGTCATGACTGCGGGTTGTACGTGGACGAGTGCCACAACTTCTTAAATCTCGCCTACCCACTCGAAGACATGTTGGCGGAAGCACGGGGCTACCGCCTGTCGATGACGTTGGCGCACCAGTACCTCGGACAGCTACCGAACGAGCTCGAAGAGGGCATCAGCACCAACGCTCGGTCGAAGATCTTCTTCAACGCCAGTCCCGAAGACGCGAAGCGGCTGGCCCGGCACACCATGCCGCGGCTGAGCGATCACGACCTGTCCAATCTCGGCGTCTACCACGTCGCTGCCCGCCTCGTCTTGGGCGGCGAGGAAGCAGCGCCGTTCACCGCGGTCACCGAGAAGCTCCCGCCTGCGGTTCCCGGACGCGCCAAGGCAATCCGCCAAGCAGCCAGGGTCAACACGCGCCCACCGGTCACCGACACCGGCGCGGGCCAAGCCGGACAGCCCACCATGGACCCACGCCGCGCCGCTTGA
- a CDS encoding GP88 family protein — protein MPASLPMPATVRRPARLLTQNSEMRQIGVWNWSLPAWAGRLPDGRTYNTCPSAGICAQACYARHGTYTWPVVRAKHQANLMFVLDDLVGWRTAMLAELGAAKFRGAWIRIHDSGDFFSDDYLQAWLDICRARPDTNFYAYTKEVSRFRALVEPGPPSNFLWVYSFGGTQDAALNPDVDRVADVFPDEVAIAEAGWASQEASDLLAVLGPRLVGVPANRIPAYLKRLAGRRFSEWQAEVDAERAARRGRRHLRLVVDNTRPDTGQQSAAEPSPQRVGRPRAA, from the coding sequence ATGCCTGCATCACTGCCCATGCCCGCTACCGTTCGCCGACCCGCTCGCCTGCTCACGCAGAACAGTGAAATGCGCCAGATCGGCGTGTGGAACTGGTCGCTGCCCGCCTGGGCCGGGCGGCTCCCCGACGGCCGCACCTACAACACCTGCCCCAGCGCAGGGATCTGTGCCCAGGCGTGCTACGCCCGCCACGGCACCTACACCTGGCCGGTCGTCCGCGCCAAACACCAAGCGAACCTGATGTTCGTCCTCGACGACCTGGTCGGCTGGCGGACCGCCATGCTCGCCGAACTCGGCGCGGCCAAATTCCGCGGCGCCTGGATCAGAATTCACGATAGCGGCGACTTCTTCAGCGACGACTACCTCCAGGCATGGCTGGACATCTGCCGCGCCCGACCCGACACGAATTTCTACGCATACACCAAAGAGGTTTCCCGTTTTCGTGCGCTCGTGGAACCAGGCCCACCGTCGAATTTCTTGTGGGTCTATTCCTTCGGTGGCACCCAGGACGCTGCACTGAATCCGGACGTGGATCGGGTCGCCGACGTCTTTCCCGACGAAGTCGCCATCGCCGAGGCGGGGTGGGCCTCGCAGGAAGCCAGCGACCTCCTCGCGGTCCTCGGCCCGCGGCTGGTCGGTGTGCCGGCCAATCGCATTCCCGCCTACCTCAAGAGGCTGGCTGGCCGCCGGTTCTCCGAGTGGCAGGCCGAGGTCGACGCCGAACGCGCCGCCCGCAGGGGTCGCCGGCACCTGCGGCTGGTCGTCGACAACACCCGCCCCGACACCGGCCAGCAGTCCGCGGCCGAGCCCAGCCCTCAGCGAGTCGGCCGGCCGCGGGCGGCCTGA
- a CDS encoding PrgI family protein: MSQPVRIPADVDREDLVIGPLTARQLLILAITAIVLYGTYTITREFVPLVAFLIVAIPIGATAAFLALGQRDGITLDRLVLAALRQRMSPQHRVAAPEGIRSAPEWLDKQVAGTSNDRAQGKAGANAAVSAVSPAALRLPAEAVTDTGVIDLGKDGVAVVAVCSTINFGLRTPQEQESLVTSFGRYLHSLTAPVQVLVRAERLDLSGQIAELREQAGGLPHPALEQAAREHAEYLDQLGRATDLLRRQVLLILREPLLATGPSDGLGGTSPLAALTAKRKAAKQAALVDDATRRAAEARLVRRLGEAVELLSPSGIVVTPLDDGQATAVLAAACNPDSLIPPSAGLAGSDEVITTAPDEGWDTAAFGRSVLTAAEEFPDGEDARDDGFDDEAEDPDDYENSAGRYR; the protein is encoded by the coding sequence ATGAGTCAGCCTGTCAGGATTCCCGCCGACGTCGATCGGGAGGACCTGGTGATCGGCCCGCTGACCGCGCGGCAACTGCTCATCCTCGCCATCACCGCGATCGTGCTGTACGGGACGTACACGATCACCCGCGAGTTCGTGCCGCTGGTGGCGTTCCTCATCGTGGCCATCCCGATCGGGGCGACCGCCGCGTTCCTCGCGCTGGGGCAGCGCGACGGCATCACCCTGGACCGGCTGGTCCTCGCGGCGCTGCGGCAGCGGATGAGCCCACAGCACCGGGTGGCCGCGCCGGAAGGCATCCGGTCTGCGCCGGAGTGGCTCGACAAGCAGGTCGCGGGCACGAGCAACGACCGCGCGCAGGGCAAGGCGGGCGCGAACGCCGCAGTGTCGGCGGTGTCTCCGGCAGCGCTGCGCCTGCCCGCCGAGGCTGTCACCGATACCGGCGTGATCGACCTCGGCAAGGACGGCGTAGCCGTGGTGGCGGTGTGCTCCACGATCAACTTCGGACTGCGCACACCACAGGAACAAGAGAGCCTCGTCACCTCGTTCGGGCGGTATCTGCATTCGCTCACCGCGCCGGTGCAGGTCCTGGTCCGTGCCGAACGGCTGGATCTGTCCGGGCAGATCGCCGAGCTCCGCGAACAGGCCGGGGGGCTGCCGCACCCAGCGCTGGAGCAGGCAGCGCGGGAACACGCCGAATACCTCGACCAGCTCGGCCGCGCCACCGACCTGCTGCGCCGCCAGGTGCTGCTGATCCTGCGCGAACCGCTGCTCGCCACAGGCCCGAGCGATGGGCTCGGGGGCACGTCGCCCTTGGCCGCGTTGACCGCGAAGCGCAAGGCCGCCAAGCAGGCCGCGTTGGTCGACGACGCCACCCGACGGGCCGCCGAGGCGCGGCTCGTGCGCCGGCTCGGCGAGGCGGTCGAGCTGCTCTCGCCCTCGGGGATCGTGGTCACCCCGCTGGACGACGGACAGGCCACCGCAGTGCTCGCCGCGGCGTGCAACCCGGACTCGCTGATCCCGCCGAGCGCCGGGCTGGCCGGGTCGGACGAGGTCATCACCACCGCCCCGGACGAGGGCTGGGACACCGCCGCGTTCGGCCGCTCTGTGCTCACCGCCGCCGAGGAGTTTCCCGACGGCGAGGACGCCAGGGACGACGGCTTCGACGACGAGGCCGAGGACCCCGACGACTACGAGAACTCTGCGGGGAGGTACCGCTGA